In Segnochrobactrum spirostomi, the DNA window GCAGTCCGCGTCCGAGCCGTCCTTGTGGACGTGCATCGCGAGACGCCCCGATGCGCCGAGCATCGTCATCGGGACATGCCAGACGGCGGTGCGGTACTGCACGCCGGTGTCGCCGGGCACGACAAAGGCCGCAAGGCCGGCGAGGTCGGGCCCGCCGTCGGGCGCGTCCGGCGCGACGACGACGAGATAGGCTTCACCGTCGAGGGGCAGGAACGCCTGCGTCGAATGGAGGTGGCGTTCCATCAGGCTCACCACGTGCCGGCCGGGCTCGCTCGGCCCCGGGGGCGCGACGACCTCCAGCACCGCTCGCGCTCCGGGCCGGCCGTTGAAGGGCAGGGCGGTGCGGGTTACCTCCGCCACGACGTCGCCGAACGGCGCGAACGCCTCGGGCGTCAATGGCTGGGCGGCGATTTCACGCATCGCCCGCCTCCCCGGATGCGGCGTCGCGTTCGAGCCAGGCGCGGGCGATCTCCTCGCGAGTCGTGAACCAGACGTCGTGATACTGGCGCGCATAGTCGAAGAAGCGCTTCAGCGAGCGGATGCGGCCGGGGCGCCCGATC includes these proteins:
- a CDS encoding ureidoglycolate lyase — its product is MREIAAQPLTPEAFAPFGDVVAEVTRTALPFNGRPGARAVLEVVAPPGPSEPGRHVVSLMERHLHSTQAFLPLDGEAYLVVVAPDAPDGGPDLAGLAAFVVPGDTGVQYRTAVWHVPMTMLGASGRLAMHVHKDGSDADCEFRDVSPVGIRLGAVPAPPLPSSPL